The genomic window ttgaaaagcaaaCTACTAGAATAGGAGGGGGAAAACTGGAGATgtctattaatttttatttcatttatttatttttagattacaacattcatttccacaaaattttgtgttccaatttttctccccatctctccgcTCTCCTGACACCATAAtaatttgcattctgattaccccttccctcagtataTCCTTCCCTTCAACCTTCCCCTATCctcatcttccctcctttctcgtagggcaatataaatttctataccccattacctgtatttcttatttcccagttatatgcaataataattctcaacaatcatttttaatactttgaattccaacttctttctctgtcaccctccctactcatccccactgagaaggcaagcaattcaatacaggatacatatgtgtcattttgcaaaagacttccataatagttatgttgtgtaagattaactatattgtcctgcatcctaccctgtcccctccctttttttcctattctctcatttgacctggtcccttcccaaaagtgtttacttctagttactccctcctcccattttccttcccttctatcatccctcccaccccacttgtccccttctcccctactttcctgtactgtaaggtagattttcataccaagtttagtgagcatgttattccctccttaagccatctGTGAaaacagtaagcttcacttttcctctctcacctcctcccttttctcctccattgaacaagatttttcttatctcttttatgagtgatagtctgccctgttccatttctccctttctcctcccagtattttcctctctcaccccttaattttattttattttttttatggatatcatctcctcTGATTCAACTTAACctgtattctgtgtgtgtgtgtgtgtgtgtgtgtgtgtgtgtgtgtgtgtataatccctccacctgcccaaatactgagaaaagtctcaagaattacaaatattatctttacgtgtaggaatgtaaacaattcagctttagaaagtcctttatgattttcctttcctgtttaccttttcattcttctcttgattcttgtgtttgaaagtcaagttttctattcaattctggtctttctaTCAtcaatgcttggaagtcctctatatcattgaatgaccatttattcccttgaagtattataatcagttttgctggatagttgattctttgttttaatcccagttcctttttcttctggaatattctattccatgccttttgatcccttaatgtaagtTGCCGGATcctgttatcctaattgtatttctgtaatactcgacttgtttctttctagtgtgtagcaatattttctccttcacctgggaactctgaattttggccataatattcctaggagtttctctttttgtgtctGTTTCAGGAGGtatttggtggattctttcaatatttattttgtcctctggttctagaatatctgagcagttttctgtgataatttaatgaaagatcatgtctagactctcttttggatcatggctttcaggtagtcccataatttttaaattgtctctcctggatctattttctaggtcagttgttttatttcaatgagatgtttcacattatcttctatttcttcaatcattttttattgttttctaacttcttggtttatttcataaccattagcttccctgaactccactctctcttttaaagaactattttgtttggTGATCTTTTgaagttccttttccatttctctaattctgccttttaaagcctccttctcctcattggctttttggatctctttccaaatgagttagcctatttaaaggtattattttcctcagcatttttttttttggtcctttagcaagcttctgactcacttttcaagctcttctatggcctgttctcatttcatgttcattttggaggtactggaggtagaagccttgacttcctctgatagtatgccttattcttcctaATCTGCTATTATGGAAGGAGactcctgttcaccaagaaagtgaccttctatggccttatgtttttcctttttttgagcatttttccagccagttacttgacttctgaatcctttgtcaagaggagggttctAGTGCTCTTCTTTCCCCCAGGACTACACTCAAGGCTGATatccagatcagctgttcaattccccagGGGCTTGGGTGGGGAtggggccaccactgagggctgaggttcagatcagttgctcaattccccccagaggctttaaactgagctACCTGGACAATAACCTAGGCTGCTTCCATGGCTACCGTTGCTGCCCACAGttggctgctgctgttgccatCATCTCTACCACCACCTGAGGCCACTTTTGTGGGGACCCTGTTCCCCTctttcccagctgggaaagccctcacacactgacctttggagcttccTTTgtagcttgtgggttgaggggtctAGGACCCTCCCTGCTGTGAATTCTGCCCTTGAGGTCTGTTCAGATCcggttcctcccagtgctgtgagGCCagagctgggctccactccactcagagtcctgtgagatagacatTTCTTGTTGGCTTAACAGGTTGCCGTTGGCTGGAagcctctttcactctgttgttctgtggcttctgctgctctagaatttgttgagagtcatttattacagatattttgtgggctgtggaggaagcactagagtatatgcatctttctacaccaccatcttggctctgcccctgtgTCTATTAATTGTTGAATGACTAAGCAAATTGTGATAAATTGATGGAATGAAATATCATTGCATCATTAGAAATAAATAATCTAAAGTAGTTTAAGAAATATTGGagaacttctatgaactgatgcacagtgaacagagaagaaccaaaagaatgaaatatttgataataaatatatgttaaatgaaaaaaaatcaatttaaaaattgcTCCTAGTACAAGAATTACTATTTATTTCACTGCCAAAGATAACACTCTATATACACACAAGTCAACAAATTTACCATGtaaattaattgtatttttaaattttgtttttatacaggTCAGTCAAATTAAATGTAATATTGAAATAGTGTCTTAAGAGTATCTTAAAAAATCAAACGTTTTGATTTAGTCATCAGAATATAATAacaaattctttgattttctttagtTTCTGACTTCTAgttcatattatacatatactgtatgcataatatatatgtgtaattctATCTATATTTTTGTAAGAGCAAAATGCTAGAGTGGGATTGGGGGAGGAAGTTGTTGTCTATTAATTGGAAAATACTAAGAAAATCATGATATACTGATTTAATGAAAGATTATTGCAGTTTATATTgcatataaagaaaatgaagaaatattggaGGACTtctatgaagtgatgcagagtgaataaagaagaacaaaagaacaaaatacttgacttttttttttgttaaatgcaATGCTAACTATCAAATGTTCACATGACACACAAAGTAGATAAAAGTTAAAAGGGTCAGGAAAGTAAGAATGATGTCTATTATACTCCTCTattgtaataaaataaatatattctttgGGAGGGGAGAGTAATGACCATGGAGTAATGGAAGTGTGAGACACATGAATTATTATTTATCTCAGGTTACATGTTCTCTCACTATACACTTAttcatatatttgaatatttatacttatcttttgaattcaaaataaaatgaattgaaacaagaaaataattaaaatacttcaaatattattttttaaagttattggtGATTTTGGATGATTATATTGATGGCTGTTAAGTTTTTAACAAAGCATAAGGGACACAATTTAGTAGAATTaaggaatattaaaaagaatACTAAAAGTATGTccattagagatcatttagtataattccattttacaaataaaaaaataaactgcaaAGAGAGTAAATGGCTTTCCCAAGGTAACATAGTCACCATTTTATGTTTTCAAAGTACAATACATACATCTCTTCATGATGAAGAAGAATTCCTCAATTTCTACTTTTACTTAAGCAAAATCATTGATGAACTAAGCCACTCTGTAGtacaataaaattatagattCCTTATGGAAGATTATAAGTTCAATGAAAAactaaattttacaaatgaaggatgAGAAGGTGTTGAAGTGCAATCATTATTAGAACACAAAGTTTCTCCTTCTACATGCCTTcttattccaaattgctcttgTCTATTTCCTCCATTAGTCGTTCATAGTGAAAATATAGTTTAACAAAGCTACAAAATGACTGCTAACTcatgcatcttttaaaaaaaatagaaataaaggttATCATTATGATCTAGTTTGAAATCAAAGGCCAATATTACTTGGAAAATTCTGCTTCTATTCAGTTCTCATTTTTCTGTTACTGATGTAATTACAATCACCTCCCCCTTTCAAAGTGATGTTTAGACTTTTATGGAAAACATTTTACTCAACCATTCATATGAGCatatgattttttatttcttcctattaATGTGATACATTCTGCCCCTAAGGTCCTCTCCTGATGCCTCAGGATGAAATGAAGTTAACAGTAGATTCTCAAAGGCAATGTTGACAGTCCAGATTCTGGCAGGTGCTCCCATGCTGGAAAGCGCAGTTGGTGACAGACTTATTTGAGGGCCAACACAGGCATTGTAAATCCAGAGGCTCATTGCCAGCAAGTTGACCATTGTTTTTCTTCACAGAAACTCATGACATCCCCTACTAGATCATGGTAGACATATGTTACACTGTAATGGAGGAAATGACCATACCAATGACATGAATTGAAACCTACATCCTAAGACCTGAAATTCTCCTTACCCCTTTCTTTGGGAATCCAACTGTTTTCTTGCCAAGGATAAACTCAACACCCAGTCTTTCAGAGTCTCTGTGAAAAGACATTTCTGCTCAGCAGCTTTTTTACAGCCCCTTTCACTTCTTTATTTCTTAGGCTATAGATGATGGGGTTTAGCATGGGAGTAACCACCCCATAAAACAAACTTATGAATTTATCAGTTTCTTGCGAATCCACCGATGATGGCTTCAGATACATAGAAAGGGCAGTCCCATAGTACAAGATCACCACTGTAAGGTGAGCAGAGCAGGTAGAGAAAGCTTTGCTCCTTCCATCTGCTGAGTTGATTCTTAGAATAGTGAAGAGAATGAAACTGTATGAGATACAAATTAAGAGCATTGGGATTGGAAGAAGGAACACACTGGCGACCAGCATGATCATGTCTATGGCCAATGAGCTCGAGCAGGCTAACTTAAGCAGGACTAAGATTTCACATGCAAAGTGATTCATGGAGCTCCCACAAAGAGGCAGCTGCAGGGCAAAACTTGTTTCAAGCAAGGCAGTAAGGCAACCTGTTATCCAGGACCCAGCTGCCATCTTCAGACAGACACTTTTACCCATGATGATAGGATACCTTAGGGGGTGACAGATTGCCACATACCGGTCATATGCCATCATGGCAAGGAGCAAACACTCTGTGGACCCCATGGCAAGGGAGAGATACATTTGCAGGGCACATGCTGTGAAAGGAACAGTATTTCTTTTTGCTATGAATTTCACCACCATAGGAGTGACAGAGGAAGTCGTGTAACAGATGTCCATGAAAGAGAGATTGctgaggaaaaagtacatgggagtGTGAAGGTGCAGATCCAGTATGCTGATTGTAATGAGAATGCTGTTCCCCAATAGAGTTATCAAGTACATCAAGAGGCATAAGATAAAGAGGATGATTTCAAGTTTGGGGTACTGGGAAAACCCCTCCAAAGTGAATTCTGTCACAGTACTCCAGTTCATTTCAGTCTCTTACCCTCTGTCTTCCATTTgaaagaatatagagaaaatatTATATAGGCAGCATCATTATTACACAAAAATATACCACTTTACTTCTCTTTTATGACATTTCCCTTTGATAAGGTTCTCTTCAAATGTACACTCTTTCAAAGAAGTAAGGAGTAAGGACCCATTTTGGAAAGAATGGTGATGATACCCAGCAActacaaaattattatttaatggaCAAAATTATAACAAAGTTTCAAAGGCAATAGCCTAATCATGGGGTGATGAGCAATACAACAGAAGGAAGGGGCAGTTTCAAAAACACTGAATTCCTATTTagggaagacttggatttgatAACATCCTTAGGAAAACCTCTGAGATTATTTCATTCCTCATGAGGAGACAGGATGCAAGGATGAAATGATAAGCATCAACACAAGCTACCTATTCTAAGTGCCAATTAGGATGGCCTTGAGGAAGAAGATATGAGTGATAGGGAAAGTACCTAAAGTAATAATTTAAAGCAATCATCTTAGCATACATGGAGTAGTGAGCAATGAGAATTGAGAAATGAGAAGGCTGAGTTTCCAATCAAACTGGATTTTAACTTATATGGGTTTTGACAAGTAGTTCCCTACATCTGGAataccctccctcctcatcttcacctttGAACAACACTTGCTTTCTACAAACACCCTCAAAAGATGTCCCTTCTCCTACTTTTCTAAACCTGTCAAGTTGCAAAGTGTTTCTTCCCTCTGAAAattactttttctcattttatacgTCCTCTGCATTTACCTATTCCTGTAGAGTTGTATGCCTTTAGTAAAACACAAATTCCTTGGTGTCAAGGAAAAGGGTGTCTTTAGTTTCCCTAGAACCTATAATGGTAACTTACACCAAATATTTCATTGACTTTAAAATCATATGGTAAAAAGGGCGTTGTTGTGCCTCCAGTTTCACCTGATAGCCCATGAAATTTTGGATATTGCATTATTGGAGTCAAAATTGTTATAACTAACttagataatttaataataaaataaaattttactttcctGGCATGTGTTATATAAGTATAATATTAGTAAGATGGCATTTCCCTATTGCATGTGAGTGCTAACTTTAAAATAGTTCAGATCATGAACTTATAAAGAACTTAATATTAATGAGGACCCCTATTTAAGGGACAATATGAATGCCTGAGCACTGTGtcatgagcaaaaagaaaaaaattgacaagcactgtgatatataaataataaatgttgcaGGAAGTGATACAATGGAAATGAGTGCTGAATTTGCAGGATgaggacctgggttgaaattcCAGCACCTATCCTTATCCTAGGGATATTATCTAAGGATCTGACCTCAaccaaattacttaacctctatgggcctcagtttctttatctgtaaaactacAGTGTTGAACTCAAGCATCTATTGCAGTTCTAAGTCTGGAATCCTATAACATACTGACATGTTGACCTCTGAAGCAAATATGTTAAAATCTTAACAGTTTTGAACttaggagaagaggaagacaaAGCATAACTAATAACCTGAACATTGTGGGGTAGCTTAGGCTAAATTCTAATTAGTCTATTGTGTGGAGGAGAAATATTGGAAGCAAGGGAAACATTCAAGGAACCATGGCCATAGGCAAAGAGTGAGGAAATGGGCAAAGGTCATGACCAAGAAGGGACAGATTTCCAAGATTCTTCTCTGGAAATAGATAATCAGCAAGACTTAGTTACTTCCATgttggagggagagagacaaaagaaCCGAACTTCATTCTGATATTTTAAGCTTTGGTAACTGAAACAAGTCTTGAAGTAATTGCACCTGGACTAGTCATCTTCAGGCACTGAAGCTCACTGTCCTATTTGTTCACTGTGTGGAAGGATACCTGGTTCTAATGAGTCAGGCAGTGAAGTAGATGAGACCTTAGTAGGGTGACCACAGGATCAgagattcagaactagaagaaaccttaggaTCCATCACGTCCAATCACCtctttttataattgaggaaagtgaggtaaatagaggttaatgGCTTTCCTAgaatcacatatctagtaagtttctggcacagaatttgaactcaggtcttcctgaccccaagcccaatgCTCTCACCTGAGAGTCTTTCTTCTggtcaggaaaagaaagaaaaacaactcaccttGTCCTTCAACGTTCCAGTGCTGAGCATTTTATAATCTCaataactttcttttcctttcatctttttaatttcagATTGTTTTTGCTTCACATTTTCCCCTTATACCTCTGAAAATAAACTTTACTTGCTAAAGAACAAAGTCTACCTTGACCACTGAGAAATCAGTCTGTGTTTATTATCAATTAGTATTTCATCAATCTCTTGTTCTTTTAGAGACCTTTAATATTCCCTGAGCAATTTAAAACTATGACTCTCAACTGTGAGAAGAGTCAgacatttcataatattttggAAATAAGGTCCCCAAGGCCCAATTACAATCAGTTTCTTAGAATGTTTTTGGAATGTTCTTCATTTTTACTTTGGTCTGAAGTATGCCTAACAACCAGAGGCAGGCAAGTCAGAggtaaaaggttaagtgacttgaccaaggtcacacaaatagtagaTGTCAGGAAGCTTTTGAAAACAGCTCCTCTGGTTCTCTCAGGATTCTTTACACCATATCAAGTTGCCTCCTTTACTTTCCTCATTATGTGACATGAGAGTTTATGACCTCTATATCTATATTCTTTTTTCAGTAGGGTAAAAATGATAGAACAAAAaaggttttaatattttttccagaatctgttttacatctttatttccctCAGACTGTAGGTGAAGAGGTTGAGCATGAGGGTGAGATTGAGTAATAAAGGAAGGACATAAATATGTCTATTTCCTGTGAACTTCCTAAGGCTTTAAGTAAACATTGAATGGAGCtctgcatctggagtcaggaagaactaaaagtTTAAACTGTACCTCAAAGTATATATGGCAcattcagagaagaaaatggctctCCCTAATGAGAAGCAAGGTGGAATAACACATAGATAACTGGCTTTAGACCCATGAAACCCTGGATTCAAGTCTGTCCTGTGACACACACTGGTCATGAGTCCCTATGCAAAttccttaacttctcagtgccctcaagcaattctctaaaatgataaattacagaGTAGTTGTTGATGTAATTTGGCAACAGGGGTTTCTTCCATATTCTAACTAATGAAATCATACGTCCAGaccaaaaaataagtaaaaaaaaaaaaaaaaaagaagaagttgGATAGCACTAGAATAGCGGTGATAGTTGTATAACACGTATTCAAGGAGGAGTCTTTACTGAAGATGAAGCATGTGGAACTGTGAAGTTAGGATTTAAGGTAGATAATGTAATCAGAACAATACTGCCTGGTAACAGTACCAGATACAAGCATTGCCTAACTTTGGGTTGAGTGGAAAATCTCAAAAACAGAAAATCTGTCACAACTGTCTAATtgcatccattttatttttcatctataaaaattcAGAGATGGGTAGATTATTAAATGAAGAACATATAAGTGCCACACATTGTCAGGAGCTATATTTCAAGGTTTTACTATTAGATTAGGTCCCAAACATTTTGCTAGTAACTTTTAGTGGCTCCTTATTGTATCTaccataaaatacaaatttctctgcttggcatttataACAACAGAGAACCCaacatacacaagagggcctgctgtacagattcttagatctgcttttctaaaaggaaagcaacttttgaggagtcaacaatcactttaatcaagcacatataccattcacttagttcaggggaaaaaatcatcacCCTGACCttgagagaaaatacaaacagggaaacaaaatcaacagacagggcttccagctgtctgactgtaagcaatacataaattgcagatcaacagacagatccactTGTTTGACCAtgcatgcatagttaccagaagCAAAAGCAacaatctgggttttcaaagccagggcttGCAGggaggctccttagtggcttctcagagtctcatctggccaaacaaacactttcattGAGTAAGCCCCAAATATAGCATTTCATCTGAATGCAGAAAAAAAGGATCctttaagcacctatcatgtgtcgataattattgttcagttgttttagtcatgtccaacttttcatgaccccatctgaggttttcttagcaaagatacttgcatagtttgccatgtccttttccagattgttttacagatgaggaagcacaGGCAGAcggggataagtgatttgcccagggcctcacaataagtgtctgaagc from Notamacropus eugenii isolate mMacEug1 chromosome 1, mMacEug1.pri_v2, whole genome shotgun sequence includes these protein-coding regions:
- the LOC140523042 gene encoding olfactory receptor 2K2-like — its product is MNWSTVTEFTLEGFSQYPKLEIILFILCLLMYLITLLGNSILITISILDLHLHTPMYFFLSNLSFMDICYTTSSVTPMVVKFIAKRNTVPFTACALQMYLSLAMGSTECLLLAMMAYDRYVAICHPLRYPIIMGKSVCLKMAAGSWITGCLTALLETSFALQLPLCGSSMNHFACEILVLLKLACSSSLAIDMIMLVASVFLLPIPMLLICISYSFILFTILRINSADGRSKAFSTCSAHLTVVILYYGTALSMYLKPSSVDSQETDKFISLFYGVVTPMLNPIIYSLRNKEVKGAVKKLLSRNVFSQRL